The following coding sequences are from one Paenibacillus stellifer window:
- a CDS encoding DNA polymerase IV, with translation MKERIIVLSDCQSFYASVEKASQPAYLGRPLVVAGDPARRSGIVLAACPLAKARGVTTAEALGEALAKCPDLVVVRPRMQQYIDVSAQITAILRTFSDMVEPYSIDEQFVDITGSLALFGSAEEIAAAMQEQIRTETGVYARIGIGYSKVTAKMACDLWAKKSDNGLFTLSRDLLPSRLWPRPIGDLFMVGRRMAAHFDSMGILTIGQLAEMPLAELKWKMREKFRKRCDIDAELYWRIANGIDDSPVHTDTYDAPPKSVGHQMTLPRDYRSFAEIKVVLLELCELVCRRCRSLGMNGSVVSVGCQGASFEEPTGFSRQTTLPDPCNATNLVYEAAIRLFRLHWDDQPVRRVSVTLSGLSSEMEYQLTLFESRPKYRELERATDLLKSKYGDAIIGRASSFTDSGQLRDRAGKIGGHYK, from the coding sequence ATGAAAGAACGCATCATTGTGCTATCGGACTGCCAGAGCTTCTACGCCTCCGTGGAAAAAGCCTCCCAGCCCGCCTACCTCGGCCGGCCGCTCGTCGTCGCCGGCGATCCCGCCCGCCGCAGCGGCATCGTGCTGGCCGCATGCCCGCTGGCCAAGGCGCGCGGCGTCACTACGGCGGAGGCGCTCGGCGAAGCGCTGGCCAAATGCCCGGACCTCGTCGTCGTCCGGCCGCGGATGCAGCAATACATCGACGTCTCCGCCCAGATCACCGCCATTCTGCGCACCTTCAGCGACATGGTGGAGCCCTACTCGATCGACGAGCAGTTCGTCGATATAACCGGCAGCCTCGCGCTCTTCGGAAGCGCGGAGGAGATCGCCGCCGCCATGCAGGAGCAGATCCGCACCGAGACCGGCGTCTATGCCCGGATCGGCATCGGCTACTCCAAGGTGACGGCCAAGATGGCCTGCGATCTGTGGGCCAAGAAGTCGGACAACGGGCTGTTCACCCTGTCCCGGGACCTGCTGCCCTCCCGGCTGTGGCCCCGGCCTATCGGAGACCTGTTCATGGTCGGGCGCCGCATGGCGGCCCACTTCGACAGCATGGGCATCTTAACGATCGGCCAGCTGGCCGAAATGCCGCTGGCCGAGCTGAAATGGAAGATGCGCGAGAAATTCCGCAAGCGGTGCGACATCGACGCCGAGCTCTACTGGCGGATCGCGAACGGCATCGACGACAGCCCCGTACATACGGACACGTACGACGCGCCGCCGAAGAGCGTCGGCCACCAGATGACGCTGCCCCGCGACTACCGCAGCTTCGCCGAGATCAAGGTGGTGCTGCTGGAGCTCTGCGAGCTCGTCTGCCGGCGCTGCCGGAGCCTCGGCATGAACGGCTCCGTCGTGTCCGTCGGGTGCCAGGGCGCAAGCTTCGAGGAGCCGACCGGCTTCTCCAGGCAGACCACCCTGCCCGATCCCTGCAACGCCACGAACCTTGTCTACGAGGCCGCCATCCGGCTGTTCCGGCTGCACTGGGACGACCAGCCGGTGCGCCGGGTCAGCGTCACGCTGTCGGGACTGTCCAGCGAGATGGAATACCAGCTCACCCTGTTCGAATCCAGGCCGAAGTACCGCGAGCTCGAGCGGGCAACCGATCTCCTGAAGAGCAAATACGGAGACGCCATTATCGGCAGAGCTTCCTCCTTCACCGATTCGGGGCAGCTCAGGGACCGGGCCGGCAAAATCGGCGGACACTATAAATGA
- a CDS encoding threonine/serine exporter family protein: MDSPENNTENNNIYEIIDLCLLAGKIMLQNGAETYRVEDTMTRMAAALGFPGAHSYVTPTVILFTTSRTEQPKLFRIAERTTDLQKVAQVNDISRRLSQRKLTSAQAREELAAVDDSAHAYPAWLRVAAAALAGGCFTIMFNGRYSDALPALFVSGIGYAAAAYLQRLAQIRFFAELTASILIGLLSYLAVQAGIGAETDKIIIGSVMPLVPGLLITNAVRDLMAGHLISGLSKGAEAFLTAFAIGTGIGLVLSFVA, translated from the coding sequence TTGGACAGTCCCGAGAACAACACCGAAAACAACAACATCTATGAAATTATAGATTTATGCCTGCTCGCCGGCAAAATCATGCTGCAAAACGGCGCGGAGACCTACCGCGTGGAGGACACGATGACGCGCATGGCCGCGGCTCTCGGCTTTCCCGGAGCGCACAGCTATGTGACGCCGACAGTCATCCTGTTCACCACGAGCCGGACGGAGCAGCCGAAGCTGTTCCGCATCGCCGAGCGCACGACCGATCTGCAGAAGGTCGCCCAGGTCAACGACATCTCGCGCCGGCTGAGCCAGCGGAAGCTGACCTCGGCGCAGGCGCGGGAGGAGCTGGCGGCGGTCGATGATTCGGCGCATGCCTATCCGGCCTGGCTTCGGGTCGCCGCGGCCGCGCTTGCGGGCGGCTGCTTCACCATCATGTTCAATGGCCGGTACAGTGACGCTCTGCCCGCCCTGTTCGTGTCGGGCATCGGCTACGCGGCGGCGGCCTATCTGCAGAGGCTGGCGCAGATCCGGTTCTTCGCGGAGCTGACCGCTTCGATTCTGATCGGTCTCCTCTCTTATCTCGCCGTTCAGGCCGGCATCGGCGCGGAGACGGACAAAATTATTATCGGCTCCGTTATGCCGCTCGTGCCGGGGCTGCTCATTACGAACGCGGTCCGCGATCTCATGGCCGGCCATCTTATTTCAGGGCTATCCAAGGGTGCGGAGGCGTTTCTGACCGCTTTTGCCATTGGAACCGGGATTGGCCTCGTGCTGTCCTTTGTTGCTTAA
- a CDS encoding DinB family protein has product MEVMFRYNWMVREQWYQWCEEVAEAELLRRRTGGVGSILQTLFHVVDVEWSWVRVLQGKPDFQESFDGYSTLEKVRQLDREFRPEVESFVYAWNDSLESHPFHDPQPDGTVAVDTWGEVMRHMIAHQIHHMGQLSVWSREIGKKPVSANVIGKGLIPPNL; this is encoded by the coding sequence ATGGAAGTGATGTTTCGTTATAACTGGATGGTCCGGGAGCAGTGGTACCAGTGGTGCGAGGAGGTTGCCGAAGCTGAGCTTCTTCGCCGCCGGACAGGCGGTGTCGGAAGCATTCTTCAGACTCTTTTTCACGTTGTCGATGTGGAGTGGAGCTGGGTTCGCGTCCTGCAGGGCAAGCCGGATTTTCAGGAGAGCTTTGATGGCTACAGCACGCTGGAGAAGGTCCGTCAGCTGGACCGCGAGTTTCGTCCGGAAGTCGAGTCGTTTGTATACGCCTGGAATGACAGTCTGGAGAGCCACCCGTTTCATGATCCTCAGCCGGATGGAACGGTTGCGGTGGACACCTGGGGCGAGGTTATGCGCCATATGATTGCTCACCAGATTCACCATATGGGGCAATTATCCGTCTGGTCCAGAGAAATCGGCAAAAAGCCGGTGTCGGCGAACGTTATCGGCAAAGGTCTTATTCCTCCGAATCTATGA
- a CDS encoding threonine/serine exporter family protein, producing the protein MIVQLLTSFIASATFCILFNTPRRMLLPCGLAGMLGWMVYLLLSPDWKPVVATFFATVIVGAVSQIFARVFKMPVIIFSVGGIIPLVPGGLAYDAMRRFVEDDYITALQVAVQALLLSGAIAAGLVLSEVLGQMFRRRRV; encoded by the coding sequence ATGATCGTTCAGCTCCTGACCAGCTTTATCGCTTCCGCCACCTTCTGCATTCTCTTCAACACGCCAAGACGCATGCTGCTTCCTTGCGGTCTGGCGGGCATGCTGGGCTGGATGGTCTACCTGCTGCTAAGTCCCGATTGGAAGCCCGTGGTGGCGACCTTCTTCGCCACGGTCATCGTGGGAGCTGTGAGCCAGATTTTCGCACGGGTCTTCAAAATGCCCGTTATTATCTTCAGCGTCGGCGGCATCATCCCGCTCGTTCCCGGCGGTCTTGCCTACGACGCCATGCGCCGGTTCGTCGAAGACGATTACATCACCGCCCTGCAGGTTGCCGTTCAGGCGCTGCTGCTCTCGGGAGCCATTGCCGCCGGCCTTGTGCTCAGCGAGGTGCTGGGGCAAATGTTCCGGCGCAGAAGAGTATAA